The Gordonia mangrovi genome includes the window AGAGATCGAAGCGCTCGCCGGCGTTGATGCTGCCGTCGACCACATTGACACTGCCGGTGTGCGGGACCGCGTTGTAGGTCCATCGCGCGGTCACGATCGCGCCGCCGCCGGTTTCGGTGACGATCGCCGACGCGTCGTCGACGGCAGTGGCCTGGACCGAGTGGATGGTCTGCGCCTGGCGCTCCATCGCAGCGGTCTGCGCCGCGCTGACCTCGTCGTGGACGAGGACCGACAACGGGATGGCCACCAGGGCCAGCGCGGCGGCCAGGCAGAGCGTCAGGGCCTCGATCCGGTCGGTGCTGCGGACGAGCGGGTTGCGGCTCAGCAGGCGCGCAATCGGCCAGCGGCGCGGAGTCAGCACGGAGCGCACCCACCCGCGGTCCGAATTGGTTGCACGACGCACCCAATCATGGTGGCACTGGATTCGGCCGCTGTGCCAGTCGCCGTCGGTCACCGGGACAAACATCACACACTGACCGCCAGGGTTCACCAGGTCCTTCTCCGAGCGTCTATATGTCACGAATTGGCGTCAAACAAGCG containing:
- a CDS encoding Rv1733c family protein, with protein sequence MRRATNSDRGWVRSVLTPRRWPIARLLSRNPLVRSTDRIEALTLCLAAALALVAIPLSVLVHDEVSAAQTAAMERQAQTIHSVQATAVDDASAIVTETGGGAIVTARWTYNAVPHTGSVNVVDGSINAGERFDLWVDQRGEATRGPLTAAEAAMGSVLTAIAFYLAVLALTTLLVVAARAVLRRFRHRAWDIDLALLTGSGGGHLHR